The Penicillium oxalicum strain HP7-1 chromosome V, whole genome shotgun sequence genomic interval TATCTCACCAAGTGGCCATCATTGTTTAGTACGGTGAAGGACCGCGACGCGGGCGTCGTTGGGTACAGTGCGTTACCCTCCCCTCATTGGAAAaacttctctcttttctcttcatgGGTGTCAAGAAAATTGTGACTTGCTGACTTGGcccccttttttgtttttgttttcttctcgtcTGGTAGTCATGGGCAAGGTGGAAGAACAACACCCTTCAATGAAGCATTCAGAGCACTACACGCCGTGGCACGGTCACATCACCGTGTTGACTGTGGCGCCGGCCTGGCGTCGGCTCGGATACGCGAGTCGATTGACCGAGCAGCTTGAGCAGGGATCTGATATCAATAACGCCTGGTTTGTGGACTTGTATGTTCGAGCGGGCAACAAAGTTGCGGTGGATATGTACAAGGGCATGGGGTAAGTTTGCACTAAAATCAGCGTGCGCCAGCGAGATAGAGGACAGTCcgaagagaggggaaggagagagggaaaaggagagaaggatTGAACTTTGGCTAATTTCTTTCCCCTGCTTCGTGGTGACAGATACTCGGTCTTCCGACGAGTCGTGAGCTACTACAGCGATGATCCATCAGGGGTCTCCGAAACCGGGGAGGATGCATTTGATATGCGGAAACCCTGCAGTCGGGATAAAAAATTGGAACACGTGCGCGACAAGGGCGAGGAGTTCCTCGTGCATCCCGAGGATGTGTCATAGTTCGCTGGCCCACGAGGAGCAGTGGACCTTGTGGGAGATTGTAGTACTTGGTACGGAACCCTTGCATCGAGAGCGGGTGGTGCCGTGGCTAGAAGCGTTCTTTGGCTGTTCACACCGCGGACCGCATTTGTATCAGACTTGATGAATAATGACAATTGTATTTTCCTATGTACACCAACACGCATTCTGTTTTGACTGCTCAGCAGTGATCGCCCCAGTGGTCGAGTGAATGCCAGTTGCCAGTGGAGCTTGACAATATTTTCAACGAGCCGTTTTGCATCATGACCCGGGTCTGAAGCTTTTTCTGACCAGCCACATCATGGACACTGGgtcttgttccttttttgttcttttttaCTGAAGCCTTGCGTGGCCATACGAATGCCGACGCATCAAGCGATCGAGGCTCCGCGGGACCAAGCTGCATTCTTTGGAGCGAGTCAAGATCCACATGGGCCTCTATCGAACTAGCGATTTGGGCTTTCGGGGCAGCTGCACCCTCAAGGATGTGATTCCATATTGATGTCGCCGCAGTCTGATTTTGAAATGTGCACTGCTAGGGAGTTCGTAACTCAGGGACGTCGTTCTTCAGGCCTTTTTGAGGAGCGTTGGACCTGATCGAACGAATCTCAAAGTTGCCATGAGTCCTGCCGATGTGACCAGGCAGCACGCGGTAAAGAGCTGAACGCCAAGATATTCATGCGTGGTGGACATGATGGCACCGCCGATAGGCGTACCAATCAGCAGTCCAATGGAGGTGACGGCAAATACCATCCCCAGACGAGTTCCGAGATCGCGAATATCGGGCGTCATGCTGGCCATGACGACCGGAGGGAGAGACACAAATCCGCCGGAAAAGAAACCATACAGAACGGCAAGGGCAATGATACCGCCGAAGCTGTGCACACCGATCCAGGCAAAAGCCAAGGCCGCGGTGATGGTTACGGCGGGCGTCAGCATGTTGAGCGGACCCAGATGATCGGCGACGAAATTGGGTCCGATCCGACCAAATGTTGAGCCGGCATTCAAGATGGAGAGCAGATAGAAGCCCAGCTGCTTGCCCACGATGCCCGTGTCGATCGCATAAGACTGCACATAGAAGAGGAAGTTGTAGAATCCCAGGAAGCCAATGAACATGGCCCCGACAAATAAACAGTACGAGGGTTCCTTGAAGGCGGACAGCTGATAAAGCTTCCGCTTGTCCTTGGGTGGGAAGCGAATACGCATGATGCTGATGGAGATCATGATGCTTCCAAAGCAGAGAAAGCCAACTGCCCGCGTTGCCCAGGCGAACCCAACGCTCTTCTGTAACTGATTGAACATGATCGGGTAGACCACGCCGCCgatgctgctgccgctggcCGCAAGACCGTTTGCAAATCCTCTCTTGGCACGAAAGTACTGGGGTAGGATCGCCACCGAGGGTACAAAGAGACACCCAGCTCCGATGCCCACGCAGAATCCCTGCGCGAGAATCAAATGCCAATATTGGGAGGAAATGCTGGTCATCATGAAACCGAAAGGAAGGAGGACATTGGCGAAACAGAGCAAGCCACGAAAGTATCCAGCATCGAAGAGAGGGCCGGTGATGACTCCGATTAACATCAGAAGGAACGACTGCAGCGACCCTATCCAGGCGATCGTCGACGACGAAGTACCGGCCAGCAGGGTTTGTTCATAGTACGTTTGGTACGCTCCCCAAGTGTTGATGACCCCCCTGAATAATTCCACATATTAGCAGGGACTTGActtgttctttctcttcttcgtcttcttcttgttctgaGCGTCTGCgttttttccatcttccgcAGGCAATGGCAGTGACACCATGAGGCAGAAAAGATTTCCAACATACCAGgaattgaagaagagaaaaaaggacccCAGGACCTGCAGCCACGAGAAGAGACCAGTGTCGTAGGTCacttcttcgacttcctTTTCTCTGGGAGAAGTCGATCCTGAAGAGGGTGGTGTTTCTTCATCGCAAACTTTCTCTGCGCCAGCAGAGCCTTTCTGCTCGATATCTATGTGAGTCGAATCCATTTGGCATACAATGCGAGTCTCGAAGAGCCAGCGGCGGATACTCTGTTGGAATAAGAGTCACTCACGAGTGGATCGCAATCGACGTCTTGCTGGCTGTCTGGGATTAAAAtaaagaggaaaaagaaaagtattTTATGAACCTATGAGTCAAAGATCATGCCTCTatggaagggagaaaaaagaaggaccaaaaaaagacccgTCTCAGACTAATGGCTACGACAACGAACAGCTTAGCCCCCTCCATCTGTACTCAGCATTATAAATGTCGGGTCTGCCCCAACAAGCGGGCaagcgggggggggggggggggggcgacTGAGGAAACGgcgcttcttcctcttcttcgaggagCTCCTGGACGCCGAAAGGCGGCAGGTCCCGATTTCATGAGGTTGTTAAGCCCGTTCAGGCCCACCAGCATCCACACGATTCTCCAATCGAGCGGACTTTGGATCTTGGAGGTGCGAGAGTCCAAACCCAATGCGAACAAATCATCAATGCACTGTCGCTGGACCCCAAAGTCGGAGACCAGCGGTGGGATCTTGGAGTGGAGTGTAGGGCCAATGAACGAGGTCGAGAGCTGTGCCGAATCTGCCGATTATCCAGAT includes:
- a CDS encoding N-terminal acetyltransferase B complex catalytic subunit naa20 is translated as MSTITRMSPLDLLDLNLTNLDPLTENYDLGFYLNYLTKWPSLFSTVKDRDAGVVGYIMGKVEEQHPSMKHSEHYTPWHGHITVLTVAPAWRRLGYASRLTEQLEQGSDINNAWFVDLYVRAGNKVAVDMYKGMGYSVFRRVVSYYSDDPSGVSETGEDAFDMRKPCSRDKKLEHVRDKGEEFLVHPEDVS
- a CDS encoding MFS-type transporter dbaD, translated to MDSTHIDIEQKGSAGAEKVCDEETPPSSGSTSPREKEVEEVTYDTGLFSWLQVLGSFFLFFNSWGVINTWGAYQTYYEQTLLAGTSSSTIAWIGSLQSFLLMLIGVITGPLFDAGYFRGLLCFANVLLPFGFMMTSISSQYWHLILAQGFCVGIGAGCLFVPSVAILPQYFRAKRGFANGLAASGSSIGGVVYPIMFNQLQKSVGFAWATRAVGFLCFGSIMISISIMRIRFPPKDKRKLYQLSAFKEPSYCLFVGAMFIGFLGFYNFLFYVQSYAIDTGIVGKQLGFYLLSILNAGSTFGRIGPNFVADHLGPLNMLTPAVTITAALAFAWIGVHSFGGIIALAVLYGFFSGGFVSLPPVVMASMTPDIRDLGTRLGMVFAVTSIGLLIGTPIGGAIMSTTHEYLGVQLFTACCLVTSAGLMATLRFVRSGPTLLKKA